DNA sequence from the Eptesicus fuscus isolate TK198812 chromosome 7, DD_ASM_mEF_20220401, whole genome shotgun sequence genome:
aAGGCCCAACACCCCTGATGTCCTTGAGATTGAGTTCAAGAAAGGGGTCCCCGTGAAGGTGACCAACGTCAAGGACGGCACCACCCATCGCACGTCCTTGGAGCTCTTCGTGTACCTGAATGAAATCGCAGGCAAGCATGGCGTGGGCCGCATCGACATCGTGGAGAACCGCTTCATCAGGATGAAGTCCCGAGGTATCTACGAGACCCCAGCGGGGACAGTCCTTTACCACGCTCATTTAGACATCGAGGGCTTCACCATGGATCGGAAAGTGCAAGGCCTGGGCTTGAAATTCAAGCAAGGCCTGGGCTTGAAATTCCCGGAGCTGGTGTACACCAGCTTCTGGCACAGCCCTGAGTGTGAATTCATCCGTCATTGCATCACCAAGTCCCAGGAGCGCGTGGAAGGGCAAGTCCTGGTGTCTGTCTTCAAGGGCCAGGTGTACATCCTGGGCCAGGAGTCCCCACTGTCCCTCTACAATGAGGAGCTGGTGAGCATGAACTTGCAGGGCAATTACGAGCGCACTGATGCCACCGGTTTTATCAACATCAACTCCCTGAGGCTGAAGGAATATCATCGCCTCCAGAGCAAGGTCACCGGCAAATAGACCAGCTGACAATGAGGGCTGGGCCTCCTCACTTTGCCCATCTCCCAAGTACAGGCGCTAATTGTCGTGATAATTTGTATTTGTGACTTGTTCtccggggcagggctggcagcttAGAGGGGGTGCCAGGCCCCAGCTTTGTTCCCTGATCCCCTGTAGCCTACAAAAGTGGTCAGTGCAGGGAAGGGTAGGGGGTGGCTATGATGGGGAGCTATAAGatgacaaataaaaaacaagataccgccctggccggtttggctcagtggatagagtgttggcctgcggatgcaagagtcccgggttcgattctggtcaagggcacgtaccttggttgtgggcatattcccagtggggagtgtgcaggaggcagctgatggatgtttctctctcattgatgtttctaactctctgtccctcttccttcctctctgtaaaaagtcaataaaatacatattaaaaaaaaaaaaaaagataccttaaaaaaaaaaaaagtacatactatatgattccacttataaaaAATCCAAGAACAGATAAAACTAAAGTGATAGAATTCAGGGGTTGCAGGGATGGGTGTTGTTAGGTGcagagtaatcctatataataaaaggctaatatgcaaattgtcccctccacctaccaggagttcaactgggagtttgaccagggggcggggctggccaaccacctgcagcccctccccccagccagctccacccccgatCTCCCCCCATCCCTATCGGGGTtggggttggccagccaaccgccaGTATCCCCTCCCCAGGGTCAGCCCAGCCCAATCGGCCTTGATCAGGGAGGGCTGGCGGGACCCTAAtcgtgcaggaattcatgcaccgggcctctagtaaactataaagGGACATGAGGGAACTTTCTGGAGTAATGGTTCAGTATCTTATTTGGGGAGTTACATAGGTATACGTTACTGTTGAAATTCACAAAATGGAGCACCTAAGATCTGTATATTTAACTGTATGTTAAGGATAAATCAATGAAATACTTTTAAAGCAAAGGTGAAAGACCTGGTATAGGTAACCATCATGGCATCTTTTAGGCTCCAATAATAACTGTCCTCAGGCATTTGAAAAAGTCAAGCTACCTCTAATGCTCAAGAACCCACCATGACTTACCACCTGTGCTGTCAAATCTATATCCTGGTTCTGATCTCCATACAAGACCTCCTCCATGAACTTCTCCCACTTCCCACCCTACCAAGGTGATTGCTCACTATCCCACATAGATAATTTGCTCTTTCCTATCTGAGTCTCCTTTATATCCTTACCCTAACTGGATCTTACACAAAATTTTTCTCTACCCTTCaagtcccattttattttattttattttattttattttattttgttttattgtgtgtgtgtgtgtgcgtgtgtgtgtgtgtgtgtgcgtgcgtgtgtgtgtgtgtgtgtgtgtgtgtgtgtgtgttaatcctcacccaaagatatttttcccattgatttttagagaaagaggaagggagaggaagagacagaaatgtgagattggttgcctcctgaacacacccGGACCTCTGccagtgattgagcctgcaaccaatgtacgtgcccttgaccagaattgaaccgggatcccttcagtccgcaggctgacactctatacactgagccaaactggctagggccaaatcCCATTTTAAATTACGGAGCCTCCTTCACAGAGGAACTCTAGATTAATCCTAGTCAGTCTGAGCACCATATGTTCCCTCGGCTTTTATGTTCCTTTGACTACTAACATGATGCTTGAATGCATCCACAAccaaagcaatttaaataaaatggacaGAGACTGTGGCTAGGGATCCCTTTTTATTTCCTTGCAGGATTCAGTTCAGAACCTGCATTTCCGGGCCAGTCAGTACAATGCAGATTATGAAGATTATATGGGATCCAGATGAGGGCAAATAGTTTATCTAAGGACCAATGAGAATGGGATCAAAGGGAGCTCTGAGATCCTCAAGAGCCTAAGTGGGCTGTttgcttttcctcttttaaaCTCGAGGTTAGTGAGTTCAGTAGGAAAGGGACTCATCCCCAGTGAGACAGCAAGTGGCTGAGAACAAGGTTTTATGCTTTTTCTGCTCAGCCTTCCCTCCTAAACCAGTGAGGAAACGGGCCAGCAAAGCTCTGAAAGGAGTGGAATCTGGTCCCGGCGCCCAATTTTCCTTATTACTGGGTGGACCCCATcctgaaggaagaaaagagaggcgGGAGTATTTAAGGCCAAGGAGGCATTCAAGCCTCTTCCCTTAGATTTACTCCTAACACGTATGCAGGAAGGCAAATTACAAACCCCAACGCTCACAACCACATATACACGTGCACGCCCAGCCCCACAGAAGCGGACGCGCATGTCTGTGGGTCCGTGCGCACCCACCTAGTTTTCTGTGCTATAGATGCTCCCCTATTTCACCCCAGTTCGACCCAGCCTGGCGTCCCGTACCCCGGCACTGAGGAGGTTTCACCAGGCCCACCCGGCCCAGCCCGGGGAAAGTGTTTCTGTctagggggggaggggcagtcctTCCCTCCCGGGCGGAAGCGGCGCGCGCCGGCGGGCAGACTTAGCTCTTGTCCTGGGAACATCTGGAGGAGCTGGGCGGGGCGTACACCCAGGGTGAGCTCGGATTGGCTGaacgggaggcgggaggcgggatcTGGGAGAGGGGCGGAGTTCCCTGGCCCCTTTAAAGCCTTGACATCAAGAGGCGGACCCAGCAACCCCCCTTCTCAGCCCCTCGCCCCCGAGCCTTGGCCATGGACCCGGCCTATCCGGCCTGCCCTGGTCCAGCACCACACCTGATTTCGGTGAGTTTTGGCCTACTTGGGACTTAAAGGGCGGCGAGTGGTGGGGTCCGTGAGGCACGGGCTGGGGGTGAGAGGTATGAAGGGTAAGGCTCTCGTGGCGCCTTGGTTCAGAGCGGGCAGCGCGGCTTCCAGCCCGGACCTCGCCgtctgcctctccctcccgccGCACTCTCCCCAGGGGTCGGGTTGGGACtctgtccacccccaccccacccccttcagcCCCCCGCGCCATCCTCGCGCACACTCCGTGGCCCCGGAAGGGAAACTTTCGGAAGAGGGGGATGTTCCGGGGGcggtctccctccctctttgaaagCACTGACCTTGCCCCAGCtgcgcaccccaccccacccgcatCCCACCGTCCGGGTGCCGCTTAGCGGTGCCCGGTGGTTGCGGTGGGGGAGGCTCTTCCCAAAGCGCAGGCGCGGAGACGAGCCGCGGGCTCCT
Encoded proteins:
- the LOC103285523 gene encoding LOW QUALITY PROTEIN: argininosuccinate synthase-like (The sequence of the model RefSeq protein was modified relative to this genomic sequence to represent the inferred CDS: inserted 1 base in 1 codon; deleted 1 base in 1 codon), whose translation is MSDKGSVVLAYSGGVDTSCILMWLKEQGYDVIAYLANIGQKEDFEEARKKAXSMEFVEEFILSAVQFSALYEDRYLLGTSLARPSISRKQVEIAQREGAKYVSHGATGKGNDQVRFELICYSLAPQIKVIAPWRMPEFYNRFQGRSDLMEYAKQHGIPILVTPKSPWSMDENLMHISYEAGILENPKNQAPPGLYTKTQDPAKRPNTPDVLEIEFKKGVPVKVTNVKDGTTHRTSLELFVYLNEIAGKHGVGRIDIVENRFIRMKSRGIYETPAGTVLYHAHLDIEGFTMDRKVQGLGLKFKQGLGLKFPELVYTSFWHSPECEFIRHCITKSQERVEGQVLVSVFKGQVYILGQESPLSLYNEELVSMNLQGNYERTDATGFININSLRLKEYHRLQSKVTGK